One genomic region from Pristiophorus japonicus isolate sPriJap1 chromosome 27, sPriJap1.hap1, whole genome shotgun sequence encodes:
- the LOC139239448 gene encoding RNA-binding protein 4B-like, which translates to MKIFVGNIATEGTADELRTLFEYYGAVRECDIIRHYGFVHMDSAEEAGRAIQALHQYELHGQKLNVAESRARPAAVTKVYVGNLAPGCSNQELRAKFEEHGRVVECDIVKDYAFVHMEREEDAVTAIANLDDKEFNGNRIRVQLSRSTYGKSSGQREVCQRCGRQGHQARDCHSARHNQYSQYQLPSQYYPSYYSYCEYDYGHSSYYDYYDDYQQAGAAVGYAPLDYARERSPNRLSAPAAAAAGANSGTLYERTRLSPLSVPKYQNEKFIDDSISRYDQFDYDNSTETRYAQ; encoded by the exons ATGAAGATCTTCGTGGGCAACATCGCGACGGAGGGCACGGCGGACGAGCTGCGCACGCTGTTCGAGTATTACGGCGCGGTGCGCGAGTGCGACATCATCCGCCATTACGGCTTCGTGCACATGGACAGCGCCGAGGAGGCGGGCCGCGCCATCCAGGCGCTGCACCAGTACGAGCTGCACGGCCAGAAGCTGAACGTGGCCGAGTCGCGGGCCCGGCCGGCCGCCGTCACCAAGGTCTACGTCGGCAACCTGGCGCCCGGCTGCAGCAACCAGGAGCTGCGCGCCAAGTTCGAGGAGCACGGCCGGGTGGTGGAGTGCGACATCgtcaaag ACTACGCCTTTGTGcacatggagagagaggaggacgcGGTGACCGCCATCGCCAACCTGGACGACAAGGAATTCAACGGCAACCGCATCCGGGTGCAGCTCTCCCGCTCCACCTACGGCAAGTCCTCTGGGCAGCGGGAGGTGTGCCAGCGCTGCGGGCGACAGGGCCACCAGGCACGCGACTGCCACTCGGCGCGGCACAACCAGTACAGCCAGTACCAGTTGCCCTCGCAGTACTACCCCTCCTACTACTCCTACTGCGAGTACGACTACGGCCACAGCTCCTACTACGACTATTACGACGACTACCAGCAGGCCGGCGCCGCCGTCGGCTACGCGCCGCTCGACTACGCCCGCGAGAGGAGCCCCAACCGCCTGAGCGCGCCCGCTGCAGCTGCCGCCGGCGCCAACAGCGGCACCCTGTACGAGCGCACCCGCCTCTCGCCGCTCTCCGTGCCAAAGTATCAAAACGAGAAATTCATAGACGATAGCATCAGTAG GTATGATCAGTTCGACTACGATAATTCCACCGAAACCCGCTATGCCCAATGA